A window of Thermosynechococcus sp. NK55a contains these coding sequences:
- the polA gene encoding DNA polymerase I — translation MSAPNLLLIDGHSLAFRAYYAFSKGRDGGLRTSTGIPTSVCFGFLKSLLEILEQQQSDHVAIAFDLGEPTFRHAADENYKAGRAETPEDFITDIANLQALLRALRLPLLSQPGYEADDVIGTVAHRLRSQGWQVSIVSGDRDLFQLIDRKGQVQVLYLGNTLGQRKQGLEAFDALKVREKMGVWPEQIVDYKALCGDASDRIPGIKGIGPKTAVQLLSQYPTLEDIYAHIHEIMPLSLRTKLINGEADARHSRTLAQIVHDVPLELSLEELHLTPFDWPMLDHLLDQLEFRALRMQLQEWHRRLGGILPDLETDSEETWFFAPTDTPPPLNVQLIETPEQLQWLISQLETCTDANHPVAWDTETTALNPRDAALVGLGCCWGAAPDQVAYLPLGHKEGQNLPLQDTLTALRPILEGDRYPKVLQNAKFDRLVLRFQGIQLRGVVFDTMLASYVINPEASHNLKDLCQRYLPLPAQSYRSLVGKDQTLADLSPATVAQYCGLDVHTTYLLKEKLEADLTPRLRQLLLEVELPLEPILAEMEATGIRIDSDYLRQLSQELEQQLAALQQQAWDAVGQPFNLASPKQLSELLFGTLGLDTKKTHKTKLGYSTDAATLEKLRGDHPVIDLILSHRTLAKLKSTYVDVLPTLVRPDTGRVHTEFNQAVTATGRLSSSNPNLQNIPIRTEFSRQIRRAFIPEPGWLLVTADYSQIELRILAHLSQEPALVAAYQEGADVHRLTAQFLLEKTDISSSERRLGKIINFGVIYGMGPQRFAREAGVSVADAKVFIQRFYDRYPRVFDYLRHMERLALSQGYVETILGRRRYFAFESRELQSLRGKPVEVLADVDPSKLKMSSYERGLLRAAANAPIQGSSADIIKCAMVKLAPLLPPEKARLLLQVHDELVLEMPPEAWEHLQTTIPEVMSTAVPLRVPLAVDIYAAANWLEAN, via the coding sequence ATGTCCGCCCCCAATCTACTGCTGATTGATGGTCATTCCTTGGCCTTTCGTGCCTACTACGCTTTTAGCAAGGGGCGGGACGGGGGCTTGCGCACCTCTACGGGGATTCCTACCAGTGTGTGTTTTGGCTTCCTCAAGAGCCTCCTAGAGATTCTGGAGCAGCAGCAATCCGACCATGTAGCCATTGCCTTTGACTTGGGGGAGCCGACATTTCGCCACGCCGCCGATGAAAACTACAAAGCAGGTCGTGCCGAAACCCCGGAGGACTTTATTACCGATATTGCCAATTTGCAGGCTCTGCTGCGGGCCCTACGTTTGCCCCTATTGAGTCAGCCGGGCTATGAAGCGGATGATGTGATTGGTACGGTGGCTCACCGCTTGCGATCCCAAGGGTGGCAGGTCTCCATTGTCAGTGGCGATCGCGACCTCTTTCAATTGATTGATCGCAAGGGTCAAGTCCAGGTCTTGTATCTAGGGAATACCCTTGGCCAGCGCAAACAGGGTCTGGAGGCCTTTGATGCCCTCAAGGTTAGGGAAAAAATGGGGGTTTGGCCAGAGCAAATTGTGGACTATAAAGCCCTCTGTGGCGATGCCAGCGATCGCATTCCGGGTATTAAGGGCATTGGCCCAAAAACCGCTGTGCAATTGCTGAGTCAATACCCCACCCTGGAGGACATTTACGCCCACATCCATGAGATCATGCCCCTCAGCCTGAGAACCAAGCTGATCAATGGGGAGGCCGATGCCCGCCATTCCCGTACATTGGCCCAAATTGTCCACGATGTTCCCTTGGAACTCTCCCTAGAGGAACTGCATCTGACTCCCTTTGACTGGCCAATGCTGGATCACCTATTAGATCAGTTGGAGTTTCGCGCCCTGCGAATGCAACTTCAGGAGTGGCACCGACGCTTGGGGGGCATACTCCCCGATTTAGAGACTGACTCAGAGGAAACGTGGTTTTTTGCGCCCACGGATACCCCCCCTCCCTTGAATGTGCAACTCATTGAAACGCCAGAGCAACTGCAATGGCTGATTAGCCAGTTAGAAACCTGTACAGATGCAAATCATCCCGTGGCTTGGGACACGGAAACAACGGCCTTGAACCCCCGCGATGCTGCCTTGGTGGGCCTGGGTTGCTGTTGGGGAGCCGCTCCCGATCAGGTGGCCTATCTGCCCTTGGGGCACAAAGAGGGCCAGAACCTCCCCCTGCAAGACACTCTCACCGCTTTGCGACCGATTCTGGAGGGCGATCGCTACCCCAAAGTCTTGCAAAATGCCAAATTTGACCGCTTGGTGTTGCGCTTTCAGGGGATTCAATTACGGGGGGTAGTATTTGACACAATGCTGGCCAGCTATGTGATTAACCCCGAAGCCAGCCACAACCTTAAGGATCTGTGTCAACGCTATCTGCCCCTCCCAGCCCAAAGCTACCGCAGTCTTGTCGGCAAAGACCAAACCCTTGCGGACCTGTCACCAGCCACGGTGGCCCAATACTGTGGCCTCGATGTCCATACCACCTATCTTCTCAAGGAGAAACTAGAGGCAGACCTAACCCCCCGCTTGCGGCAACTGCTCCTAGAGGTGGAATTGCCCCTCGAACCCATTCTGGCGGAAATGGAAGCTACGGGCATTCGCATTGACAGTGACTATTTGCGGCAACTCTCCCAAGAACTGGAACAGCAACTGGCAGCCCTGCAACAACAGGCTTGGGATGCTGTGGGACAACCCTTTAACTTGGCCTCCCCCAAGCAACTGAGTGAACTGCTCTTTGGCACATTGGGGCTGGATACGAAAAAGACCCATAAAACGAAATTGGGCTATTCCACCGATGCCGCAACCCTTGAAAAACTCCGGGGAGATCATCCCGTGATTGACCTCATTTTGAGCCATCGCACCCTCGCCAAGCTCAAATCCACCTATGTTGACGTGTTGCCCACTCTGGTGCGTCCAGACACAGGCCGTGTTCATACTGAATTTAACCAAGCGGTGACGGCGACCGGTCGCCTCTCGTCCTCCAATCCCAATCTGCAAAATATCCCCATTCGCACCGAGTTTAGTCGGCAAATTCGGCGCGCCTTTATTCCAGAGCCGGGCTGGCTACTGGTGACAGCGGACTATTCCCAAATTGAGTTGCGCATCCTCGCTCATCTGAGTCAAGAGCCTGCCCTGGTGGCGGCCTACCAAGAGGGGGCGGATGTCCATCGCCTCACGGCGCAGTTTCTCTTAGAAAAAACCGATATTAGTTCCAGTGAGCGTCGCCTGGGCAAAATTATTAACTTTGGCGTCATTTACGGGATGGGCCCCCAGCGGTTTGCCCGCGAGGCCGGCGTGAGTGTTGCCGATGCTAAAGTGTTTATTCAGCGGTTTTACGATCGCTATCCACGGGTCTTTGACTATCTGCGGCACATGGAACGGCTTGCCCTCAGCCAAGGCTATGTGGAAACTATTTTGGGGCGGCGGCGCTACTTTGCATTTGAGAGTCGCGAATTACAATCCCTGCGGGGCAAGCCCGTGGAAGTCTTAGCCGATGTCGATCCCAGTAAGCTAAAGATGAGCAGTTATGAGCGGGGACTGTTGCGGGCGGCAGCCAATGCCCCGATTCAAGGTTCCAGTGCCGATATTATCAAGTGTGCAATGGTGAAGCTGGCACCCCTGTTGCCGCCAGAAAAGGCTCGCCTGCTGCTGCAAGTTCACGATGAATTGGTGTTGGAGATGCCCCCTGAGGCGTGGGAACACCTGCAAACCACGATTCCTGAAGTGATGAGTACGGCGGTGCCCCTGCGTGTGCCCCTGGCGGTGGATATTTACGCAGCAGCCAACTGGCTGGAGGCCAACTAG
- a CDS encoding pitrilysin family protein, which yields MRQQHPRQVSFWQILLCLLVGAIAFCWPADAQTIRPYIDRAMDQMSEFYLDNGMHFIVMEQHQAPIVAFLTYVDVGGVDEPAGQTGVAHYLEHLAFKGTRRIGTTDYAAEKEKLAQLDRLFEQLQAATDERQRQALITEFAAVQQAADRYVIRNQYGQIVQQAGGVGLNATTSADATRYFYSFPANKLELWMSLESERFLEPVFRDFYQEKAVILEERRLRTENSPTGQLFEAFLATTFREHPYRRPVIGYREDIQNLRRADVEQFFRQYYTPEKMTMVLVGDVDPQHVKELATVYFGRYPRGTGKTTTIPPEPPQTAPRQITLELASQPLYIEAYPCPPLREPAYLTYEILARLLTGGRTSRLYRSLVLEQKLALNVQAYVGFPGNKYPNRFLIYGAPAPGQTTAALAAGIAQELKALQTTPVTAPELDRVKTQLRMELLQNLMSNEGMAKLLAEYAVKGGGWQQLFARLEAINDITPADIQRLAQSLKPEQRTVAQIQTRP from the coding sequence ATGCGGCAGCAACACCCCCGGCAAGTGTCCTTTTGGCAAATTCTTCTCTGCCTTCTTGTGGGGGCGATCGCCTTCTGCTGGCCTGCTGATGCCCAAACAATTCGCCCTTACATTGACCGTGCCATGGATCAAATGAGTGAATTCTATCTTGACAATGGGATGCACTTCATTGTCATGGAGCAACACCAAGCCCCGATTGTGGCATTTCTCACCTATGTGGATGTGGGGGGCGTGGATGAACCCGCAGGCCAGACTGGTGTCGCCCACTATCTCGAGCACTTAGCCTTTAAGGGTACCCGCCGTATCGGCACAACGGATTATGCTGCCGAAAAAGAGAAACTTGCCCAACTAGATCGCCTCTTTGAGCAACTGCAAGCTGCAACCGATGAGCGGCAACGTCAGGCATTGATCACAGAATTTGCGGCGGTGCAGCAGGCGGCCGATCGCTATGTGATTCGCAATCAATATGGCCAAATTGTTCAACAAGCTGGGGGAGTAGGTCTCAATGCCACCACCTCCGCCGATGCCACCCGTTACTTTTACAGTTTTCCCGCCAACAAATTGGAACTGTGGATGTCCCTAGAGTCAGAACGCTTTTTGGAGCCCGTCTTTCGCGACTTCTATCAGGAAAAAGCAGTCATCCTTGAGGAGCGGCGACTACGCACAGAAAATTCCCCCACAGGGCAGCTTTTTGAGGCTTTTTTGGCCACGACCTTTCGGGAGCATCCCTACCGCCGACCCGTCATTGGCTACCGTGAGGACATTCAAAACCTGCGCCGCGCCGATGTGGAGCAGTTCTTTCGCCAGTATTACACCCCCGAGAAAATGACAATGGTACTGGTGGGAGACGTGGATCCTCAACACGTTAAGGAATTAGCAACGGTTTATTTTGGTCGCTACCCCAGGGGAACGGGCAAGACCACAACCATTCCCCCCGAACCACCGCAAACAGCCCCTCGCCAAATCACCCTCGAATTGGCAAGCCAGCCCCTCTACATCGAAGCCTATCCCTGCCCACCCCTGCGCGAACCTGCCTATCTGACCTATGAAATTCTGGCTCGCCTCCTCACTGGCGGTCGCACCTCCCGTCTCTACCGTTCCCTGGTGCTTGAGCAAAAACTTGCCCTCAATGTGCAGGCCTACGTGGGGTTTCCGGGTAATAAATACCCCAATCGCTTTCTCATCTATGGGGCGCCAGCTCCGGGGCAAACAACGGCTGCCCTTGCCGCAGGCATTGCCCAGGAACTCAAGGCACTGCAAACTACCCCCGTGACCGCACCAGAATTGGATCGGGTGAAAACCCAACTGCGAATGGAGCTGCTGCAAAACCTGATGTCCAATGAGGGCATGGCCAAACTCTTGGCGGAGTATGCCGTAAAGGGGGGTGGCTGGCAACAACTCTTTGCTCGCCTAGAGGCGATTAATGACATTACCCCTGCCGATATTCAGCGGCTGGCTCAATCCCTGAAACCTGAGCAGCGAACTGTGGCGCAGATTCAAACCCGTCCATGA
- the cobS gene encoding adenosylcobinamide-GDP ribazoletransferase — MKSLWQEWLGAIAFYTCLPISPSWPIQLAGAAKWCPWVGTVLGGILWGVQWLLDFLQVPSPVASVVLVALWLALTGGLHLDGAMDTADGLAVRDQQRRLEVMADSRAGAFGVMAAIVILLLKVTSLSSLAKGSVLVWVLVVGRLAQVWAIARYPYLKPQGTGQIHKTSGVFPRDFWPSGLLVLFLSFLLPLPLGQLLFGLLLILLIPAWFQWQLGGHTGDTYGAVVEWTEALMLVAFTVGSAS, encoded by the coding sequence ATGAAATCCCTTTGGCAGGAATGGCTGGGGGCGATCGCCTTCTACACCTGTTTGCCCATCTCCCCTAGCTGGCCAATTCAATTGGCAGGGGCAGCCAAGTGGTGTCCTTGGGTGGGGACTGTGCTGGGGGGAATACTCTGGGGAGTGCAGTGGCTGCTGGATTTTTTGCAGGTTCCCTCCCCTGTGGCGAGTGTGGTGCTGGTAGCCCTTTGGTTGGCACTGACGGGCGGATTGCACTTGGATGGTGCGATGGACACTGCCGATGGTTTAGCTGTCAGGGATCAACAACGGCGTCTTGAGGTGATGGCAGATAGTCGAGCAGGGGCTTTTGGCGTCATGGCCGCAATTGTGATCCTGCTTTTAAAAGTCACAAGCTTAAGCAGTCTGGCAAAGGGCAGCGTCTTGGTTTGGGTATTGGTGGTGGGGCGCCTGGCTCAGGTGTGGGCGATCGCCCGCTATCCCTATTTGAAGCCCCAGGGCACGGGTCAGATCCATAAAACCAGTGGTGTCTTTCCCCGCGATTTTTGGCCGAGTGGTTTACTTGTGCTCTTCCTCAGCTTCCTGCTGCCGCTTCCCCTTGGGCAATTGCTTTTTGGTCTGCTTTTAATTCTCTTGATCCCTGCATGGTTTCAGTGGCAGTTGGGGGGTCACACGGGGGATACCTACGGTGCAGTTGTGGAGTGGACAGAAGCCTTGATGCTGGTTGCCTTTACAGTGGGATCAGCCAGTTGA
- a CDS encoding ComF family protein, whose product MWRSLTSFLVQQRCCCCGRASSQTICRDCARRLRSWEVRQRQRYWRGSLPLFPWGYYQQDLKRAIATMKYHNQPELAYLFGQWLALSWFEAKVAQHLPLQIVPIPLHRDKLKSRGFNQAALIAKGFCRTLELPLAAAGLIRQRPTEALFQLSLKERQANLANAFCLGHGLERQRWLLLCDDIYTTGTTAGSAATVLRNAGYKVLGIITVAVALPDQLADPTVKATSIKASVHSTTAP is encoded by the coding sequence GTGTGGCGATCGCTGACCTCCTTTTTGGTGCAGCAGCGCTGTTGCTGTTGTGGTCGGGCAAGTTCCCAAACGATTTGTAGGGATTGTGCACGGCGCCTGAGGTCATGGGAAGTGCGCCAACGGCAACGCTACTGGCGGGGCAGTCTGCCCCTTTTTCCCTGGGGATACTATCAGCAAGACCTCAAGCGAGCGATCGCCACCATGAAATACCACAACCAGCCGGAGCTGGCTTACCTCTTTGGCCAATGGTTGGCCCTAAGCTGGTTTGAGGCCAAGGTAGCTCAACATCTACCCTTGCAGATTGTGCCCATTCCCCTCCATCGCGATAAATTGAAAAGCCGCGGCTTTAATCAAGCGGCGCTCATTGCCAAGGGCTTTTGCCGTACCCTAGAACTCCCCCTAGCGGCGGCGGGGCTCATCCGCCAACGGCCAACGGAGGCCCTGTTTCAGCTATCCCTCAAAGAACGCCAGGCCAATTTGGCCAATGCCTTTTGCCTTGGACACGGTCTGGAGCGACAACGCTGGCTATTGCTGTGCGATGACATCTATACAACGGGGACGACGGCAGGCAGCGCCGCCACCGTCTTACGCAATGCAGGATACAAAGTTTTGGGCATCATCACCGTGGCTGTGGCACTACCCGATCAACTGGCTGATCCCACTGTAAAGGCAACCAGCATCAAGGCTTCTGTCCACTCCACAACTGCACCGTAG
- a CDS encoding Mo-dependent nitrogenase C-terminal domain-containing protein has product MMIFTLGQRLLRTLLWPVRQWLEHLEVRDRQLAHRLCRLIPAQCPFERDIVVAKWHIHIPPLCHLNPLYEELMVLRYRALCYLANECHEDISAYC; this is encoded by the coding sequence ATGATGATTTTTACGTTGGGGCAACGTCTGCTCCGCACGCTCCTGTGGCCGGTACGGCAGTGGCTAGAGCATCTGGAAGTGCGCGATCGCCAGCTTGCCCATCGTCTGTGCCGCTTGATCCCGGCCCAGTGTCCCTTTGAACGTGATATTGTGGTTGCCAAATGGCACATTCACATTCCGCCGCTGTGCCACCTGAATCCCCTCTATGAAGAACTGATGGTGCTGCGCTACCGCGCCCTTTGCTACTTGGCGAATGAGTGCCATGAGGATATTAGTGCTTACTGTTAG